In the genome of Paramisgurnus dabryanus chromosome 18, PD_genome_1.1, whole genome shotgun sequence, one region contains:
- the LOC135776705 gene encoding E3 ubiquitin-protein ligase RNF14-like produces MSNVFLDDQSENTQVKARIDKMSDNHEAQKDELLALASIYDEEEFRRVESGREGEIHLCLQLPPDFKLLIKGPTCVEYDLSFLPMVLSFKLPVDYPLSSAPDFTLNSKWLTRVQITALCKRLDKLWEENRGNVVLFTWIQFLKEETLEFLGIQSPLEIQSIGVQSQGESDQKQGVNTAGENSKPQELDPRAVQEDDPYTDILNQLLDFDDAQKQKVFDGKLFCCGICYSEKLGSNCLLFKECQHVYCKGCMKEYFQIQIRDGKVQCLNCLDPECTSIATPAQVKSLVGEDEFARYDRLLLQSSLDRMKDVMYCPRMSCCMAVMLEPDTTLAMCPSCRHAFCNLCKRSYHGLSQCIVTADEIRGLREEYLAASDERKKFLEKRFGKQVIQKELDTYYSKVWLQDYSKKCPSCSAPVQKDMGCNKMHCYSCQKNFCWVCLAVLSDTDPYLHFRKSPCTL; encoded by the exons ATGTCTAATGTCTTCCTGGATGATCAGTCGGAAAATACCCAAGTAAAAGCAAG GATTGATAAAATGTCCGACAACCACGAAGCACAAAAAGATGAACTGCTGGCTTTAGCAAGCATATATGATGAAGAAGAGTTTCGCAGGGTGGAATCAGGACGGGAAGGTGAGATCCATCTGTGCCTTCAGCTTCCTCCTGACTTCAAACTGCTAATAAAGG GACCAACATGTGTGGAATATGATTTATCATTTCTACCAATGGTTCTGAGTTTTAAACTACCTGTGGACTACCCTTTATCATCCGCTCCAGACTTTACTCTAAACTCCAAATGGCTCACAAGAGTTCAA ATCACTGCACTTTGCAAAAGACTAGACAAGCTTTGGGAGGAAAACCGAGGAAATGTTGTGCTTTTTACCTGGATCCAGTTTCTGAAGGAAGAAACTCTGGAATTCCTGGGCATCCAATCTCCACTTGAGATCCAAAGCATTGGTGTTCAGTCTCAGGGTGAATCTGACCAGAAACAGGGAGTAAACACTGCTGGAGAAAACAGTAAACCGCAAGAATTAGACCCAAGAGCTGTTCAAGAAGATGATCCTTACACAGACATACTAAACCAGCTGCTGGACTTTGATGACGCTCAGAAGCAGAAAGTGTTTGATGGAAAGTTATTCTGTTGTGGGATTTGCTACTCTGAGAAGCTGGGCTCCAACTGTTTGCTCTTCAAAGAGTGTCAACACGTCTACTGCAAGGGCTGCATGAAGGAATACTTTCAGATCCAGATCAGAGATGGCAAAGTCCAGTGCCTTAACTGTCTTGATCCAGAGTGTACGTCCATAGCCACTCCAGCACAG GTGAAATCTCTGGTGGGAGAAGATGAGTTTGCCCGGTACGATCGTCTGCTCCTTCAGTCAAGTTTGGACCGGATGAAAGATGTTATGTACTGTCCCCGCATGAGTTGTTGCATGGCTGTGATGTTGGAGCCTGACACCACTTTGGCCATGTGCCCGTCTTGTCGACACGCTTTCTGTAATCTCTGTAAGCGAAGCTATCACGGCCTCTCTCAATGCATAGTCACTGCTG ATGAAATTCGAGGGTTGCGGGAGGAATATCTAGCTGCAAGTGACGAAAGGAAGAAGTTTCTCGAGAAGCGTTTTGGAAAGCAGGTCATTCAGAAAGAGTTGGATACTTACTATAGCAAAGTATGGTTGCAGGATTACAGTAAGAAGTGTCCATCCTGTAGTGCTCCTGTACAG